The proteins below are encoded in one region of Amycolatopsis acidiphila:
- a CDS encoding ricin-type beta-trefoil lectin domain protein — translation MSPRRSAPLLALLALLAGLLVTIPAQAAGETVNVWLTTTNDSRGVNVTRGLQQQSPVAFTAGTGSGGQTISVDENTRYQTFEGGGASFTDTAAWLMNSSGALSQATRDDTMRKLFDPDTGIGLGFLRNPMGSSDLARYGYSYDDMPAGQSDPNLADFSISHDLVDVVPLTKQAKQLNPALKIMGTPWSAPGWMKDDDSLVQGWLQARYYPAYAQYFVKYLQAYAAQGLHVDYVTAQNEPTCCAGYPSMSWNGSGLQYFTKTDLLPALHAAGLDTKVLALDWNWDQYAGYAQPTVDDASIRDDPNFGGMAWHGYGGDVTQQTTVHNQYPSLNAYDTEHSGGTWVSDQQAEDMANIVDYTRNWGRSVVKWSLAVDQDMGPHDGGCGTCTGLVTVHNGDSRSGQVDYTVEYYDMGHLTKFVKPGAVRIDSNDNAAVRNVAWSNPDGSKALIAFNTTGATQNVRVNWGGRSFGYDLPANTSATFTWSGTQGGTGATGPFTGIGGKCVDVAGGSSANGAAVQLYDCNGTVAQQWTRAADGTLRALGKCLDVTNHSTADGAQLQLWDCGGTANQQWAVTAARDVLNPAANKCLDATGQSSANGTRLQLWTCTGTGNQKWTVPA, via the coding sequence ATGTCCCCCCGCCGGTCGGCCCCTCTCCTCGCGCTCCTGGCCCTGCTGGCCGGGCTCCTCGTCACGATCCCGGCCCAGGCGGCCGGGGAAACCGTCAATGTCTGGCTGACCACCACGAACGACTCCCGCGGCGTCAACGTGACCAGGGGACTGCAGCAGCAGTCGCCGGTCGCGTTCACGGCCGGCACCGGCAGCGGCGGTCAGACGATCTCCGTCGACGAGAACACGAGATACCAGACTTTCGAGGGTGGCGGAGCGTCGTTCACCGACACCGCTGCCTGGCTGATGAACTCCAGCGGCGCGCTCTCGCAGGCGACGCGCGACGACACGATGCGCAAGCTCTTCGATCCGGACACCGGTATCGGGCTCGGCTTCCTGCGCAACCCGATGGGCTCCTCGGACCTGGCGCGCTACGGCTACTCCTACGACGACATGCCCGCCGGGCAGAGCGACCCGAACCTGGCGGACTTCTCCATCTCGCACGACCTCGTCGACGTCGTGCCACTGACCAAGCAGGCCAAGCAGCTCAACCCGGCGCTGAAGATCATGGGCACCCCCTGGTCGGCCCCGGGCTGGATGAAGGACGACGACAGCCTCGTCCAGGGCTGGTTGCAGGCCCGGTACTACCCGGCCTACGCCCAGTACTTCGTGAAGTACCTGCAGGCCTACGCCGCCCAGGGGCTGCACGTCGACTACGTGACCGCGCAGAACGAGCCGACCTGCTGCGCGGGGTACCCGTCGATGAGCTGGAACGGCTCAGGGCTGCAGTACTTCACCAAGACCGACCTCCTGCCCGCGCTGCACGCGGCCGGCCTGGACACCAAGGTGCTGGCGCTGGACTGGAACTGGGACCAGTACGCGGGGTACGCGCAGCCCACCGTCGACGACGCGAGCATCCGCGACGACCCCAACTTCGGCGGGATGGCCTGGCACGGCTACGGCGGCGACGTCACGCAGCAGACCACCGTGCACAACCAGTACCCGTCCCTGAACGCCTACGACACCGAGCACTCCGGCGGCACCTGGGTGAGCGACCAGCAGGCCGAGGACATGGCGAACATCGTCGACTACACCCGCAACTGGGGCCGCAGCGTGGTCAAGTGGAGCCTCGCGGTGGACCAGGACATGGGCCCGCACGACGGTGGCTGCGGCACCTGCACCGGGCTCGTGACGGTCCACAACGGAGACTCCCGCAGCGGCCAGGTCGACTACACCGTCGAGTACTACGACATGGGCCACCTGACGAAGTTCGTCAAGCCCGGCGCGGTCCGGATCGACTCGAACGACAACGCCGCGGTGCGCAACGTGGCCTGGAGCAACCCGGACGGCTCCAAGGCGCTGATCGCCTTCAACACCACGGGCGCCACGCAGAACGTGCGCGTCAACTGGGGTGGCCGGTCCTTCGGCTACGACCTGCCCGCCAACACCTCGGCGACCTTCACCTGGTCCGGCACCCAGGGCGGGACCGGCGCCACCGGTCCGTTCACCGGGATCGGCGGCAAGTGCGTGGACGTCGCGGGCGGCAGCAGCGCCAACGGTGCCGCGGTCCAGCTCTACGACTGCAACGGCACCGTCGCCCAGCAGTGGACCCGCGCCGCCGACGGCACCCTGCGGGCGCTCGGCAAGTGCCTCGACGTGACGAACCACTCCACCGCCGACGGCGCGCAGCTGCAGCTGTGGGACTGCGGTGGCACGGCGAACCAGCAGTGGGCCGTCACCGCCGCCCGGGACGTGCTGAACCCGGCCGCGAACAAGTGCCTGGACGCGACCGGGCAGAGCTCCGCCAACGGAACCCGGCTGCAGCTGTGGACCTGCACCGGCACCGGCAACCAGAAGTGGACCGTCCCCGCCTGA